A DNA window from Mycobacterium sp. IDR2000157661 contains the following coding sequences:
- a CDS encoding FtsW/RodA/SpoVE family cell cycle protein, whose amino-acid sequence MTTQPQAAVSVTPPLPNRRNAELFLLGFATLITTLALVIVESNQEQGIHWDLAQYTVAYLALFAGAHLAVRRFAPYADPLLLPVVALLNGLGLVMIHRLDLAQGELSQDGLGGTANQQVLWTLSGVIGFSLVIIFLRDHRLLARYGYVCGLTGLVLLAIPAVLPRSMSEQNGAKIWIQLPGFSIQPAEFSKILLLVFFAAVLVSKRSVFTSAGKHVLGMDLPRPRDLAPLLAAWIASVGVMIFEKDLGTSLLLYASFLVLVYAATDKLSWVVIGLALFAAGSVVAYHLFDHVRVRVQTWLDPFADPEGAGYQMVQSLFSFATGGIFGTGLGNGQPGTVPAASTDFIIAAVGEELGLVGLSAVLMLYTILIIRGLRTSIAVRDSFGKLLAAGLASTLALQLFIVVGGVTKLIPLTGLTTPWMSYGGSSLLANYLLLGILMRISHAARRPIVSGPQSATPIAAAGTEVIEKV is encoded by the coding sequence ATGACGACCCAACCGCAGGCCGCGGTCTCCGTCACGCCACCGCTGCCGAACCGGCGCAACGCCGAACTGTTCCTGCTCGGTTTCGCCACGCTGATCACCACACTGGCCCTGGTGATCGTCGAGTCGAACCAGGAACAGGGCATCCACTGGGACCTCGCGCAGTACACCGTGGCCTACCTCGCACTGTTCGCCGGCGCCCACCTCGCCGTCCGCCGTTTCGCACCCTATGCCGACCCGCTGTTGCTGCCCGTCGTCGCGCTCCTCAACGGGCTGGGCCTGGTGATGATCCACCGCCTCGACCTCGCCCAGGGCGAACTGAGCCAGGATGGGCTGGGCGGAACGGCGAATCAGCAGGTGCTGTGGACCCTGTCGGGGGTCATCGGGTTCTCGCTCGTGATCATCTTCCTGCGCGACCACCGCCTGCTGGCCCGCTACGGCTACGTCTGCGGCCTGACGGGTCTGGTCCTGCTGGCCATTCCCGCCGTTCTGCCGCGGTCGATGTCGGAGCAGAACGGCGCCAAGATCTGGATCCAGTTGCCCGGCTTCTCGATTCAGCCCGCCGAGTTTTCGAAGATTCTGCTGTTGGTGTTCTTCGCCGCGGTGTTGGTGTCCAAACGCAGCGTGTTCACCAGCGCGGGCAAGCATGTGCTCGGCATGGACCTGCCCCGCCCCCGCGACCTGGCGCCGCTGCTGGCGGCGTGGATCGCCTCGGTAGGTGTGATGATCTTCGAGAAGGACCTTGGCACGTCGCTACTGCTGTACGCGTCGTTCCTCGTGCTGGTGTACGCGGCGACCGACAAGCTGAGCTGGGTGGTCATCGGGCTCGCCCTGTTCGCGGCGGGAAGCGTTGTGGCGTATCACCTCTTCGACCACGTCCGGGTCCGAGTGCAGACCTGGCTGGACCCGTTCGCCGACCCAGAGGGCGCCGGCTACCAGATGGTGCAGTCGTTGTTCAGCTTCGCCACCGGCGGCATCTTCGGCACCGGTCTGGGCAACGGCCAGCCCGGAACCGTGCCCGCCGCCTCCACCGACTTCATCATCGCGGCCGTCGGCGAGGAACTCGGACTCGTCGGTCTCTCGGCGGTGTTGATGCTCTACACCATCCTCATCATCCGCGGCCTGCGCACCTCGATCGCCGTGCGGGACAGTTTCGGCAAGCTGCTGGCTGCCGGCCTGGCCTCGACCCTGGCGCTGCAGCTGTTCATCGTCGTCGGCGGTGTCACCAAGCTGATCCCGTTGACCGGGCTCACCACGCCGTGGATGTCGTACGGCGGATCGTCGTTGCTGGCAAACTATCTGCTCCTGGGGATCCTGATGCGGATCTCGCACGCCGCGCGCCGCCCGATCGTCTCCGGCCCGCAGTCGGCGACACCCATCGCCGCGGCCGGCACCGAGGTGATCGAGAAGGTATGA